A genomic region of Ignavibacteria bacterium contains the following coding sequences:
- the tatC gene encoding twin-arginine translocase subunit TatC — MSRKEVIDKEETTEEFKEMTFLEHLEELRWTIIKSLIGIVIASIISWIFIEQIINDVLLYPAIKSGIKLQNLKPFGQLFLYFQVAMMSGVILSLPWIVYQIWKFIEPALHKHEKKYVSLIVIFTSLSFIVGVLFAYFVMLPYSLNFAFTFGTSEIENRFAIDEYLSIVISMIILSGIVFELPMLSFFLTKIGLLNPTILRKYWRFAVVIILIVAAIITPTVDPVSQSLLAIPLFLLYEISIWVSKISMRKKSEG; from the coding sequence ATGTCTCGGAAAGAAGTTATAGACAAAGAAGAAACCACTGAAGAATTCAAGGAGATGACCTTCCTTGAACATCTTGAAGAATTAAGATGGACTATTATTAAGTCCTTAATAGGTATTGTTATTGCATCAATCATCTCGTGGATTTTTATAGAACAGATTATAAATGATGTTCTTCTTTATCCAGCAATTAAAAGTGGAATTAAGCTTCAAAACTTAAAGCCATTTGGACAATTATTTTTATACTTTCAAGTAGCAATGATGAGTGGTGTAATTCTGAGTTTGCCCTGGATAGTCTATCAAATCTGGAAGTTTATTGAGCCGGCATTGCATAAGCATGAAAAAAAATATGTTTCATTAATCGTCATATTTACTTCTTTGTCTTTTATTGTTGGTGTTCTGTTTGCCTATTTTGTAATGTTACCTTATTCATTGAATTTTGCCTTTACATTTGGAACCTCAGAAATTGAGAACAGGTTTGCAATTGATGAATATCTTTCAATTGTTATCAGTATGATAATTTTATCCGGCATTGTATTCGAATTACCAATGCTTTCGTTCTTTTTGACTAAAATAGGTTTATTGAATCCAACTATCTTAAGAAAATACTGGCGATTTGCAGTGGTGATAATTTTGATCGTTGCTGCGATCATTACACCAACAGTTGATCCAGTTAGTCAATCTTTATTGGCAATTCCGTTATTTCTTTTGTATGAAATAAGTATTTGGGTTTCAAAAATTTCAATGAGAAAGAAAAGTGAAGGATAA
- the rpiB gene encoding ribose 5-phosphate isomerase B — MKVAIGSDHAGFKLKEQLKAFLIQKGFEVLDKGCFSEESTDYPDYGEAVAVEVKNQNCDFGCIICGTGIGISIAANKVPGIRAALCTSKEMAHFAKAHNDANIIAIGARIKLQDPPEEILDAFINSKFEGGRHEKRINKIKNIEERYKC, encoded by the coding sequence ATGAAAGTCGCAATTGGTTCTGACCACGCAGGTTTTAAATTAAAAGAGCAACTCAAAGCCTTTCTAATTCAGAAAGGCTTTGAAGTTTTAGATAAAGGATGTTTCTCCGAAGAAAGCACAGATTATCCTGATTATGGTGAAGCTGTTGCTGTTGAAGTAAAAAATCAGAACTGTGATTTTGGCTGTATAATTTGTGGAACTGGAATCGGAATTTCCATTGCTGCAAACAAAGTTCCGGGAATTAGAGCAGCATTGTGCACTTCAAAAGAAATGGCTCATTTTGCGAAAGCACATAATGATGCAAACATTATTGCAATTGGTGCAAGAATTAAACTTCAAGATCCTCCAGAAGAAATACTTGACGCTTTCATAAATTCAAAATTTGAAGGTGGTCGTCACGAAAAAAGAATTAACAAAATCAAAAATATTGAAGAGAGATACAAATGCTAA
- the glgA gene encoding glycogen synthase GlgA, translating to MKNKNLKILFITSEASPFVKTGGLADVSSALPQTLMELGNEVRLVLPKYGAVDERKFKIHEIVRLKEIPIHLGNEIELVSMRSCFLVGSKVKVQIYFFDNQKYFGSRKGLYQDINTKKDYPDNHERFILYAKGIMEMLKKLGWTPDIIHCNDWQTGLIPAYLKTVYADLDILKDTKVVFTIHNVDFPGVFPKEVFKLTGLPDSVLNEITVEDGSKISFLKAGVVYADAVTTVSEKYADELCTIDELGGIIKNTLKKRKNDFYGIINGVDYSVWNPETDKYIPAKYNIKDLSGKLDNKKALLEYLKLPVELEVPVIGTISRFAEQKGIDLIQDAIEEILKLDVKYVLLGQGDKKYQQFFEKVQKKYPKKFGFFAGFNEELAHLIEAGADMYLMPSKYEPCGLTQLYALKYGTIPIVRYTGGLADTIVRLNGNFDEGTGFVFKKYEVEDMMKEIKRALKLYQDKESWVKLMKNAMSQDFSWHASAKKYVELYKKLLKDTK from the coding sequence ATGAAGAATAAAAACCTTAAAATACTTTTCATTACCTCAGAAGCTTCACCATTTGTAAAAACTGGTGGTCTGGCTGATGTTTCCTCTGCATTGCCTCAAACTTTAATGGAACTTGGAAATGAAGTTAGATTAGTACTTCCTAAATATGGGGCAGTGGATGAGAGAAAATTTAAAATCCACGAAATTGTAAGATTGAAGGAAATACCAATTCATCTCGGCAATGAGATAGAGTTGGTTAGTATGCGTTCTTGTTTCCTGGTTGGCTCAAAAGTTAAAGTCCAGATCTATTTCTTCGACAACCAAAAATATTTTGGGTCAAGAAAAGGTCTTTATCAGGATATAAATACAAAAAAGGATTATCCTGATAATCACGAGCGTTTTATTCTTTATGCTAAAGGCATCATGGAGATGCTCAAAAAATTAGGCTGGACACCAGATATAATTCATTGTAATGATTGGCAAACTGGTTTAATTCCCGCATATCTTAAAACTGTTTATGCAGATCTGGATATCTTAAAAGATACGAAAGTTGTTTTCACTATCCATAATGTTGACTTCCCTGGTGTATTTCCGAAAGAAGTATTTAAATTAACCGGGCTTCCAGATTCAGTCTTAAATGAAATAACAGTTGAAGACGGAAGTAAAATCAGTTTTCTAAAAGCTGGGGTTGTTTATGCAGATGCAGTAACAACAGTTAGTGAGAAATATGCTGATGAACTTTGTACAATCGATGAACTTGGTGGAATAATTAAAAACACACTTAAGAAAAGAAAAAATGACTTCTATGGTATAATTAATGGAGTAGACTATTCGGTCTGGAATCCAGAAACGGATAAGTATATTCCAGCAAAATATAATATTAAAGACCTTTCAGGAAAACTTGATAATAAAAAAGCTTTGCTAGAATACCTCAAGCTTCCAGTTGAATTAGAAGTTCCAGTAATTGGCACTATTTCTCGTTTCGCAGAACAGAAAGGTATCGATTTAATTCAAGATGCGATTGAAGAAATTTTGAAACTTGATGTTAAATATGTACTTCTTGGCCAGGGTGATAAAAAGTATCAACAATTTTTTGAAAAAGTTCAGAAAAAATATCCAAAGAAATTTGGTTTCTTTGCAGGTTTTAATGAGGAATTAGCTCATTTGATTGAAGCTGGCGCAGATATGTATTTAATGCCTTCCAAATACGAGCCTTGTGGACTAACACAATTATATGCTTTGAAGTATGGAACAATTCCAATTGTCAGATATACAGGTGGTCTTGCAGACACTATTGTAAGATTGAATGGAAACTTTGATGAAGGAACAGGCTTTGTCTTTAAAAAGTATGAAGTCGAAGATATGATGAAAGAAATTAAAAGAGCATTGAAATTATATCAGGACAAAGAAAGCTGGGTTAAACTAATGAAGAATGCGATGTCTCAAGATTTTAGCTGGCATGCATCTGCAAAGAAATATGTTGAATTGTATAAAAAATTATTGAAGGACACTAAGTAA
- a CDS encoding tetratricopeptide repeat protein yields the protein MKTRFLIFVSLIFVVSFTEIYSQPSPQPDTLKIYRKWSLFSEYHKNGDYETALPYGFEILEINPGKFKTIFLKLEDCLIYLHDSTNVDEATKKMYADTLMYVYDLAIKTQPENAAYYYKKMGYYLETWYSGKEEEAIKAYEKAYELDKDLDFYYVDRLGLLYVKMANDENNYRLKAFEIYQEASSKDPNNPIPLERMKSLAENIEQLIEITYNAWKLDPENLQKAWQYASITYQTGEYEKAIEPLEFLVKKDPSSETYWSRLATCYQKTEKFSKAIDAYKKAMEINKQVREYPLNMGICYKELGQFATARNYFYRAAEIDKNWGLPYIYEATLYQAAVQKCGSFEFMDKVVLQLAVDTYRKAKSVDPSVANIADDAIKSLANSVPTKEEYFFRRLKSGTVIKIEGPCYNWIGKSITVP from the coding sequence ATGAAAACAAGATTTTTAATTTTTGTTAGTTTAATCTTCGTTGTCAGTTTTACTGAAATTTATTCACAACCTTCACCCCAGCCTGATACTTTAAAAATTTACAGGAAGTGGAGTTTGTTTTCTGAATATCATAAAAACGGTGATTATGAAACAGCTCTGCCTTATGGCTTTGAAATCTTAGAAATTAATCCTGGTAAATTCAAAACTATCTTTCTTAAGCTTGAAGATTGTTTAATTTATTTACATGATTCGACCAATGTTGATGAAGCTACAAAGAAAATGTATGCTGATACTTTGATGTATGTCTATGACCTTGCCATAAAGACACAACCAGAAAATGCAGCCTATTATTATAAAAAGATGGGTTACTATCTTGAAACCTGGTATTCAGGAAAAGAAGAGGAAGCAATTAAAGCTTACGAAAAAGCATATGAATTAGATAAAGATTTGGATTTTTATTATGTGGACAGATTAGGTTTACTCTATGTTAAAATGGCAAACGATGAGAATAATTACAGACTAAAAGCTTTTGAAATTTATCAAGAAGCGTCGAGTAAAGATCCAAATAATCCAATTCCACTTGAAAGAATGAAATCTCTTGCAGAGAACATAGAACAATTAATTGAAATCACCTATAATGCCTGGAAACTTGATCCAGAAAATTTACAAAAAGCTTGGCAATATGCTTCTATAACTTATCAAACTGGAGAATACGAAAAAGCTATCGAGCCACTCGAATTTTTAGTTAAGAAAGATCCAAGTTCAGAAACTTATTGGTCAAGACTTGCAACCTGTTATCAAAAAACAGAAAAATTTTCCAAAGCAATCGATGCTTATAAAAAAGCTATGGAAATAAATAAGCAGGTCAGAGAGTATCCTTTGAATATGGGAATCTGCTATAAAGAACTTGGTCAGTTTGCCACAGCAAGAAATTATTTCTATAGAGCTGCTGAGATTGATAAGAATTGGGGATTGCCTTATATCTATGAGGCGACACTTTACCAAGCTGCAGTACAGAAATGTGGTTCATTTGAATTTATGGATAAAGTAGTTTTACAACTGGCAGTGGATACATATCGAAAAGCTAAATCAGTTGATCCTAGTGTTGCAAATATTGCTGATGATGCAATTAAGTCACTCGCAAATTCAGTTCCAACTAAAGAAGAATATTTCTTTAGAAGATTAAAATCTGGTACTGTTATTAAAATTGAAGGACCTTGCTATAACTGGATTGGAAAAAGTATAACCGTTCCATAA
- a CDS encoding imidazolonepropionase has protein sequence MKILLYRAKQLLTCKPANRKYKRKSELNEIDILENASLTIQDDKIADISLTNEFDFTKFDLVLDCRNKVVMPGLIDSHTHLIFAGSRSDEFEMRVAGKTYEEIAEKGGGIIRTVQATRNSSKEHLIELSLKRLAETLSRGITTTEIKSGYGLDYDTEIKILECANELQKLQPVEITSTFLGAHTVPKEYINNRSAYIDLIINRLLPEISQRNLAKFCDVFLEKSAFTLDETRTIFEKAKQYNFDLKLHCDQFNSMGGVGLGIEFGAKSIDHLEMITDQDLKSLSQTDIVATILPGVSYFLKIPFSPARKMIDEGCIVSIATDFNPGSCTSQNLPLMMNMAALYNGMKLNETINAVTINAAYSLGIEDKVGSLEVGKQADILILDTDDYKNLVYYFGKNFVKTVIKKGKVVYERNN, from the coding sequence ATGAAAATTCTTCTTTATCGAGCTAAGCAACTTCTTACCTGCAAACCCGCAAATAGAAAATACAAACGTAAGAGTGAATTAAACGAAATTGATATTCTTGAAAACGCTTCATTAACTATCCAAGATGATAAAATTGCAGATATTAGTCTAACAAATGAATTTGATTTCACTAAATTTGATCTTGTTCTGGATTGTAGAAATAAGGTAGTAATGCCAGGTTTAATTGACTCACATACACACTTAATTTTCGCAGGTTCAAGAAGTGATGAATTCGAAATGCGAGTCGCCGGAAAAACCTATGAGGAAATTGCAGAAAAAGGCGGAGGAATTATTCGAACAGTTCAAGCTACTCGTAATTCTTCAAAAGAACACTTAATCGAGCTATCATTAAAGAGACTTGCGGAGACTCTTTCTCGGGGAATTACAACCACCGAGATAAAAAGTGGTTACGGCTTGGATTACGACACTGAAATAAAAATTCTTGAATGTGCGAATGAACTTCAAAAACTTCAACCTGTTGAAATTACTTCTACTTTTTTAGGTGCTCACACCGTACCAAAAGAATATATAAATAATCGTTCGGCTTATATTGATTTGATTATTAACAGACTTCTTCCAGAAATTTCACAAAGAAACCTTGCAAAATTCTGTGATGTGTTTCTTGAAAAGAGTGCGTTTACTTTAGATGAAACAAGAACAATCTTTGAAAAAGCAAAGCAATACAATTTTGATCTTAAGCTTCACTGTGATCAATTTAATTCAATGGGTGGAGTTGGATTGGGAATAGAATTTGGTGCAAAGAGCATAGATCATCTTGAAATGATTACTGATCAGGATTTAAAAAGTTTATCACAAACTGATATTGTTGCAACCATCTTACCAGGAGTTTCTTATTTCCTAAAAATTCCATTTTCTCCAGCAAGGAAGATGATTGATGAAGGCTGCATTGTTTCAATTGCGACCGATTTCAATCCAGGCTCTTGTACCTCCCAGAATCTTCCTTTAATGATGAATATGGCAGCTCTATATAATGGAATGAAACTAAACGAAACCATTAATGCAGTGACTATTAATGCTGCTTATTCTTTAGGAATAGAAGATAAAGTTGGAAGCCTTGAAGTTGGCAAGCAAGCAGACATTTTAATTCTGGACACCGATGATTATAAAAATCTTGTTTATTACTTTGGTAAAAATTTTGTAAAAACTGTAATCAAAAAAGGGAAAGTTGTTTATGAAAGAAATAATTGA
- a CDS encoding SPOR domain-containing protein codes for MKNQLKKSIVLFAALAFVFFGCSASEVTEEYEGGQKDVVYQTEKPAQTQQTETATPQPTATEVTPTTQPEYIPQGPPTPPPPPLKVNLSSESPKEQPTIESKPVETSPQYLYKVQVFAFKSRLNAESEAQKIRKRMPDQKVYVEFQDNLYKVRLGIYSKWEHAKGIKDALYNLGYTDSFIVTEVKQ; via the coding sequence ATGAAAAATCAATTAAAAAAATCCATCGTTCTCTTCGCTGCTCTGGCATTTGTATTTTTTGGTTGTTCAGCTTCTGAAGTAACTGAAGAATATGAAGGCGGCCAAAAAGATGTTGTGTATCAGACTGAAAAACCAGCTCAAACACAACAAACAGAAACAGCCACTCCTCAGCCGACCGCTACAGAAGTAACGCCGACAACTCAACCTGAATATATTCCACAGGGACCACCAACACCACCACCTCCGCCTCTAAAGGTTAATCTGAGTTCAGAAAGTCCTAAAGAACAACCAACTATCGAAAGCAAGCCAGTTGAAACTTCACCACAGTATTTATACAAAGTTCAGGTTTTCGCTTTTAAGAGTAGACTTAATGCAGAATCTGAAGCACAAAAAATCAGAAAAAGAATGCCTGATCAAAAAGTTTATGTAGAGTTCCAAGATAACCTATACAAAGTCAGGCTTGGAATATATTCAAAGTGGGAACACGCAAAAGGAATAAAAGATGCTTTATATAATTTAGGGTACACTGATAGTTTTATAGTAACTGAAGTTAAACAGTAA
- a CDS encoding DNRLRE domain-containing protein, protein MKRLIINFLKLNLIGIIIFSLSSCSENPSITGYNLLNPIDSLLVKRFDSTSDSAFSYHKELIQPDILGGTRRILVGKYDDLKAYSLIRFIIGLSSEMKDAVKNSNIVINSARIKMNPVYKFGDTTSNVFNFQVKEIFTFFDEYKFNIDSLKSGRYEIESENIVIRNIDDDTLYYSELNPEKVLNWFKLIAADSSRKLQGILLEPDPSTTYIRGFASSNAYYLGDPIVLEVVATYNNKTDSLKYFVDADLHVVEKTSPINFDETKLVLQSGLKQKSFIFFDISLVPKSAIVNSAYLRLYPDTLQSKFGTSYQDSLFVQYITDSSNISIDSAVTFVLTKKNQGYYEGQINYFVQKWIDNNSNRGLLLSTRDPDGGVEQFVFYGPKSAIISKRPQLIINYTFKK, encoded by the coding sequence TTGAAAAGACTGATCATCAATTTCCTTAAATTAAATCTTATCGGCATCATCATCTTTTCTCTTTCATCCTGTTCTGAAAATCCCTCAATCACAGGATACAATTTGCTTAATCCGATTGATTCGCTCCTAGTTAAACGTTTTGACTCTACGAGTGACTCCGCATTTTCGTATCACAAGGAACTTATTCAACCTGATATTTTAGGTGGAACTAGAAGAATTCTTGTCGGGAAATATGATGACTTAAAAGCTTATTCATTAATTAGATTCATAATCGGTCTTTCTTCTGAAATGAAAGATGCAGTTAAAAATTCTAATATCGTTATTAATTCTGCTCGCATTAAAATGAATCCTGTTTATAAATTCGGAGATACAACTTCGAATGTGTTTAATTTTCAGGTGAAAGAAATTTTTACTTTTTTCGATGAATATAAATTTAATATTGATAGTTTGAAAAGCGGCAGATATGAGATTGAGAGTGAAAATATTGTAATCAGGAATATAGACGATGATACGCTTTATTACTCTGAATTAAATCCAGAAAAAGTGTTGAACTGGTTTAAGTTAATTGCAGCGGATTCATCGAGAAAACTTCAAGGAATTTTACTCGAACCTGATCCATCAACAACTTATATCAGAGGATTTGCTTCATCAAATGCTTATTACCTGGGTGATCCAATTGTGCTTGAAGTGGTTGCAACTTACAACAATAAAACAGATTCTTTAAAATATTTTGTAGATGCTGATCTGCATGTTGTAGAAAAAACTTCACCAATTAATTTTGATGAGACAAAGTTAGTACTTCAATCAGGATTAAAACAAAAATCATTTATTTTTTTCGATATCAGTTTGGTTCCGAAGTCAGCGATTGTTAATTCGGCTTATTTGAGACTTTATCCTGATACACTTCAGTCAAAATTTGGAACGAGTTATCAAGATTCATTGTTTGTCCAATACATTACAGATTCTTCAAATATTTCAATTGATAGTGCAGTAACTTTTGTGCTTACGAAGAAAAATCAAGGTTATTACGAAGGACAAATAAATTATTTTGTTCAGAAGTGGATTGATAATAATTCAAACAGAGGATTGTTACTGAGTACAAGAGACCCCGATGGTGGAGTTGAACAATTTGTCTTTTATGGACCAAAATCAGCAATTATTTCGAAAAGACCCCAATTAATTATTAATTATACATTTAAGAAATGA
- a CDS encoding serine hydroxymethyltransferase, translating into MLNIKINDVEAHEILIKEILRQEEGLELIASENYVSLDVLNALGSVLTNKYAEGYPGKRYYGGCEFVDMAEDLARERVKKLFGCEYVNVQPHSGSQANMAVYFSILKPGDKIMGLNLAHGGHLTHGSPVNFSGKFFEVISYNVREDNQLIDFDQVETLAKQHKPKAIVIGASAYPRDWDYKKFREIADSINAYLIADIAHPAGLIASKLLSDPMPYCDFVTTTTHKTLRGPRGGMIMIGKDFENREGIRAPKSGRLKMMSEIVDSNVMPGIQGGPLMHVILAKAVAFGEALQPQFVEYSKQVIKNAKRLAQRFLEKGYKVTTGGTDNHLILIDLRSKGITGKQAEDALGIAGITVNKNMVPFDTQSPMITSGIRIGTPAVTSRGMKEEEMDTIFDFIDRALSNFNDENYLKSIREEVRQFCSKFPIYKELLNSLK; encoded by the coding sequence ATGCTAAACATCAAAATTAATGACGTCGAAGCACATGAAATCTTAATTAAAGAAATTCTCCGTCAGGAAGAAGGACTTGAACTTATTGCATCTGAGAATTATGTCAGTCTTGATGTTTTGAATGCTCTCGGATCAGTTTTAACCAATAAATATGCCGAAGGTTACCCTGGTAAGAGATATTACGGCGGTTGTGAATTTGTTGATATGGCTGAAGACCTTGCAAGAGAACGCGTAAAGAAATTATTTGGTTGTGAATATGTAAATGTTCAGCCTCATTCAGGCTCACAAGCAAATATGGCTGTCTATTTCTCGATCTTAAAGCCCGGCGATAAAATAATGGGTTTAAATTTAGCTCACGGTGGACATTTAACGCATGGATCACCTGTAAATTTCAGTGGAAAATTTTTTGAAGTCATTTCTTATAATGTTCGAGAAGACAATCAACTAATAGATTTTGATCAAGTTGAAACTCTGGCTAAACAGCATAAACCAAAAGCAATTGTTATTGGTGCAAGTGCTTATCCAAGAGACTGGGATTATAAAAAATTTAGAGAGATTGCTGACTCTATTAATGCATATTTAATTGCAGATATTGCACATCCTGCAGGTTTGATTGCATCAAAATTATTAAGTGATCCAATGCCATATTGTGATTTTGTAACTACAACAACGCACAAAACTTTGCGTGGTCCTCGCGGTGGTATGATAATGATTGGTAAAGATTTTGAAAATAGAGAAGGAATTCGTGCTCCTAAAAGTGGTCGACTTAAAATGATGTCTGAGATCGTTGATTCTAACGTGATGCCTGGTATTCAAGGTGGACCCTTAATGCATGTAATACTGGCAAAAGCTGTTGCTTTCGGTGAAGCACTTCAACCTCAGTTTGTGGAATATTCAAAACAAGTAATTAAAAATGCAAAAAGATTAGCTCAAAGATTTTTAGAGAAAGGATATAAAGTTACAACAGGAGGGACAGACAATCATTTAATTTTAATTGATTTAAGATCAAAGGGAATTACAGGTAAACAAGCTGAAGATGCACTTGGAATTGCCGGCATTACCGTTAACAAGAATATGGTACCGTTCGATACCCAAAGTCCAATGATTACTAGTGGAATTAGAATCGGTACACCTGCCGTCACAAGTCGCGGAATGAAAGAAGAAGAAATGGATACAATCTTTGATTTTATTGACAGGGCTTTATCTAATTTTAATGATGAGAATTATCTTAAATCAATTCGAGAAGAAGTAAGACAATTTTGCTCAAAATTTCCTATTTATAAAGAACTCCTCAACTCACTAAAATAA
- the ftcD gene encoding glutamate formimidoyltransferase has translation MKEIIECVPNFSEGKNEETINAIAEAVRNTKECKLLNVEPDRDYNRVVVTFVGTKRGVLEGAINASLAAAEKIDMTKHKGEHPRIGAIDVVPFIPIRNVSIDDCVEISKEYGKIISEKLNIPVYLYEYSATKPERKNLSDIRKGEYEGLPEKLKDPEWYPDFGKAEFNPKLGATVTGCRFFLIAYNVNLKTQDVKVADEIAGIIRESGKPLRDENGNVVKKDGKTVRVPGKFKAVKAMGVSLEKFGITQVSINLVNYKITNMHQVFEAVKEEAQKFGVEVWGSEIVGLVPLEAILESGKFYNPSLNNEEDLIQTAIEKLGLSNLAPFNPKEKIIEYLIEE, from the coding sequence ATGAAAGAAATAATTGAATGCGTTCCAAATTTCAGTGAAGGCAAAAACGAAGAAACGATCAATGCGATTGCTGAAGCGGTCAGAAATACAAAGGAATGCAAATTATTAAATGTTGAACCAGACCGTGATTACAATCGTGTGGTTGTAACTTTTGTTGGAACAAAAAGAGGAGTTCTAGAAGGTGCAATTAATGCATCCTTAGCTGCTGCAGAAAAAATTGATATGACAAAACATAAAGGTGAGCATCCACGAATTGGTGCAATTGATGTTGTTCCGTTTATTCCAATACGCAATGTTTCAATTGACGATTGCGTTGAAATTTCAAAAGAGTATGGGAAAATTATTTCAGAAAAGTTAAACATTCCAGTTTATTTATATGAATACTCAGCAACAAAGCCTGAAAGAAAAAACTTATCTGATATAAGGAAGGGCGAATACGAAGGATTACCAGAAAAATTAAAAGATCCTGAATGGTATCCGGATTTTGGTAAAGCGGAATTTAATCCTAAGCTTGGTGCAACAGTAACTGGATGTAGATTCTTTCTTATAGCTTATAATGTAAATCTAAAAACCCAGGATGTGAAAGTGGCTGATGAAATAGCTGGAATAATCAGGGAATCAGGGAAACCATTAAGAGATGAGAACGGGAACGTCGTAAAAAAAGATGGAAAAACCGTTCGAGTGCCTGGAAAATTCAAAGCAGTAAAAGCTATGGGTGTCTCCCTCGAAAAATTTGGAATTACACAGGTTTCGATTAATCTTGTAAATTACAAAATAACAAATATGCACCAAGTTTTTGAAGCTGTTAAGGAAGAAGCTCAAAAATTTGGAGTTGAAGTTTGGGGAAGTGAAATTGTCGGACTTGTTCCTTTAGAAGCGATCCTTGAGAGCGGTAAATTTTATAATCCATCTCTTAATAATGAAGAAGATTTAATCCAAACTGCTATTGAAAAACTTGGATTGAGTAACCTTGCACCATTCAATCCAAAAGAAAAAATTATTGAATATTTAATAGAGGAGTAA
- a CDS encoding SPOR domain-containing protein, with protein MFRRLFYFLFFIIFCFGCSTKVEKKQGVISKEQVDIVKFSPLAQFILKEDSLNLFETFIEFEVDNSKQNSNLLLKKNNQLNLLYYVHVGLTDVYDEIVNLRSQITNLLPDEKISIEYDTPFYRLKIGPYASRSEANEIFSILERKNFPSLRIRTENPK; from the coding sequence GTGTTCAGAAGATTATTTTATTTTTTATTTTTTATAATTTTTTGTTTTGGCTGCTCAACCAAAGTTGAGAAAAAGCAAGGTGTAATTTCTAAAGAGCAAGTGGATATTGTAAAGTTTTCTCCACTTGCTCAATTTATTTTAAAAGAGGATAGTTTAAATCTTTTTGAGACTTTTATTGAATTTGAAGTGGACAACTCTAAACAAAATTCCAATCTTCTGCTTAAAAAGAATAATCAATTAAATTTACTTTATTATGTTCATGTTGGATTAACTGATGTGTATGATGAAATTGTAAACCTGAGATCACAGATTACAAACCTTTTACCTGATGAAAAAATTTCAATTGAATACGATACTCCGTTTTACAGACTCAAAATTGGACCTTATGCATCTCGCTCAGAGGCAAATGAAATTTTTAGTATATTAGAAAGAAAAAATTTTCCGTCTCTGAGAATTCGAACCGAAAATCCAAAATGA
- a CDS encoding cyclodeaminase/cyclohydrolase family protein has protein sequence MDLKKSLENFIEEISSSSPTPGGGSVSAFNGVLGTSLGLMVCNLTIGKKKYESVEAEVLEIKNRLQNFREKFLELYDEDSKAFDKVMEAIKLPKESEEDKIKRTHAIEDATVYATEIPINVIQACSEVTNDLIRLCEIGNQNSLSDAGVALILIKSSAEGAMLNVMINTKSLNDRDRAMNLVLSAAQKLTELETKIDEALKNIKKKLEL, from the coding sequence ATGGATTTAAAGAAATCACTTGAAAATTTTATCGAAGAAATTTCATCATCTTCTCCTACTCCTGGTGGTGGAAGTGTATCGGCTTTCAACGGAGTATTAGGAACATCACTTGGTTTGATGGTTTGCAATCTGACTATCGGCAAGAAAAAATATGAAAGCGTTGAAGCAGAAGTTTTAGAAATCAAGAATCGTTTACAAAACTTCAGGGAAAAATTCCTTGAACTTTATGATGAAGATTCAAAAGCATTTGACAAAGTTATGGAAGCCATAAAACTTCCAAAGGAAAGTGAAGAAGACAAAATAAAAAGAACTCATGCAATTGAAGATGCAACAGTTTATGCGACCGAAATTCCAATTAATGTAATTCAAGCTTGCTCCGAAGTAACAAATGATTTAATTCGTCTTTGTGAAATTGGGAATCAAAACTCGTTGAGCGATGCAGGTGTCGCATTGATTTTAATTAAATCGAGTGCAGAAGGAGCAATGTTAAATGTAATGATCAATACCAAATCACTCAATGATCGGGATAGAGCTATGAATCTCGTTCTTTCAGCCGCACAGAAATTAACTGAATTAGAAACTAAAATAGATGAAGCATTAAAAAACATTAAGAAAAAATTAGAACTATGA